A region from the Hydra vulgaris chromosome 08, alternate assembly HydraT2T_AEP genome encodes:
- the LOC136083056 gene encoding uncharacterized protein LOC136083056 translates to MAPDSLGLELRKKIICHYLSGMSQKSICDNHCVKKWTVSRLCSKYRSTGKLAADNKGGRPRSTTSREDSMIVRSVKKDPWISSVEIQKQLELPVSDRTIRRHAVEAVLFFRRPAKKPQNSLKNQKKDSYLLQFILIEMCRNGEMNRSST, encoded by the coding sequence atggctcccgacagtcttggattggaactaagaaagaaaattatttgccATTActtaagtggaatgtcacaaaaaagtatttgtgataatcattgcgtgaaaaaatggaccgtatcaagactatgttccaaatatcgttctacggggaagttggcagcagataacaaaggtggaagaccgcgttcaaCCACATCTAGAGaagattctatgatcgtcagatccgtcaagaaggatccctggatatcatcagtcgagatacaaaagcaattagagctgcctgtatcggaccgaacgaTCAGACGACATGCTGTTGAAGCCGTATTGTTTtttcgacgccctgcaaagaaaccgcagAATTCACTAAAAAACCAGAAGAAAGACTCCTATTTGTTACAATTCATATTGATTGAAATGTGCAGGAATGGCGaaatgaatcgaagttcaacatga